In Bacillus sp. KH172YL63, one genomic interval encodes:
- the modA gene encoding molybdate ABC transporter substrate-binding protein, whose protein sequence is MKRISISLILFSILFIFGCSPFTKDTDAPVNITVSAASSMTESLNELKDRFEKEHPDISVTYNFGGTGTLRKQVEQGAPVDLFFLASQKDYVLLEEKGFIQKGFPIFENRLVLIKHKEVAIDSFDSFLSSDEKVAIGTPDAVPAGTYSKQMLQAVGAWDMLSGDNRLVFAKDVHHVLNLVETGAVDIGFVYASDTLHADNIDIVEEIDPELHEPITYYMAEIDGRGSSNEDEIETFYEYALSAKGLKLFKSYGFAAEKKSGGS, encoded by the coding sequence TTGAAACGGATCAGTATTTCTCTCATACTATTTTCAATATTATTCATATTCGGGTGCAGTCCTTTTACAAAAGATACAGACGCACCTGTCAATATTACGGTCTCTGCTGCCTCGAGTATGACCGAAAGCTTAAATGAATTGAAAGACAGGTTTGAAAAAGAGCACCCTGACATTTCCGTCACGTATAATTTTGGCGGCACCGGCACCCTTCGGAAACAGGTGGAGCAGGGAGCACCGGTGGATCTGTTCTTCCTGGCCTCACAAAAAGATTATGTACTTCTTGAGGAAAAGGGCTTCATACAGAAGGGATTCCCGATCTTTGAAAATCGCCTTGTGTTGATAAAGCACAAGGAGGTGGCAATCGACAGTTTCGATTCTTTCCTGTCATCGGATGAAAAAGTTGCCATCGGTACGCCGGATGCCGTTCCAGCCGGAACCTATTCAAAGCAGATGCTCCAGGCTGTCGGTGCGTGGGATATGTTGTCAGGGGATAACCGCCTCGTATTCGCAAAAGATGTTCACCACGTGCTGAATTTGGTGGAAACAGGCGCAGTTGATATCGGCTTTGTATACGCCAGTGACACACTCCATGCCGACAATATCGACATCGTGGAAGAAATCGATCCAGAATTACATGAACCGATTACATACTATATGGCTGAGATTGACGGCCGCGGGTCCTCGAATGAAGATGAGATTGAAACCTTCTATGAATATGCACTGTCTGCCAAAGGGTTGAAGCTGTTCAAATCATATGGTTTTGCAGCCGAGAAAAAGTCGGGTGGCTCTTGA
- the modB gene encoding molybdate ABC transporter permease subunit encodes MEWSWFPVQLSITVALTATVITFILGLTAAYGVATRRIKGKAVIETIFFMPLVLPPTVIGFILIVVFGMNSPVGQWVEWMTGRSLLFTATAATIAATVVAFPLMYQSIKTGFLSVDQQVVDAAMVDGASEGKLLTHIILPLSHRSIITGVILSFTRAFGEFGATLMFAGNIPGVTQTIPTSIYLALETGETRIAWYYALISIGISFLLLLSINRTKGSS; translated from the coding sequence ATGGAATGGTCCTGGTTTCCTGTTCAATTATCCATTACCGTCGCGTTAACGGCGACCGTGATCACATTCATACTGGGGCTTACCGCCGCATACGGGGTGGCGACCAGGAGGATAAAAGGAAAAGCGGTCATCGAAACGATTTTCTTCATGCCATTGGTGCTGCCGCCTACGGTCATCGGCTTTATTCTCATTGTTGTATTCGGAATGAACAGCCCCGTCGGACAATGGGTGGAGTGGATGACCGGCAGAAGCCTGTTATTTACGGCGACTGCCGCCACCATCGCTGCCACAGTCGTGGCTTTTCCGTTGATGTATCAGTCGATCAAGACCGGATTTCTGTCAGTGGATCAACAAGTTGTCGATGCCGCCATGGTCGACGGGGCATCTGAAGGGAAGCTGTTGACCCATATCATCCTGCCGTTATCCCACCGATCGATTATCACAGGCGTGATCCTCAGCTTCACGCGGGCATTTGGGGAATTTGGGGCGACCCTCATGTTTGCAGGAAACATACCGGGCGTCACGCAAACGATCCCAACGTCCATTTACCTTGCCCTCGAAACAGGTGAAACCCGGATTGCCTGGTATTATGCGCTGATCAGCATCGGGATTTCATTTCTACTCCTGCTATCCATCAACCGGACGAAGGGCTCTTCATAA
- the moaC gene encoding cyclic pyranopterin monophosphate synthase MoaC encodes MSEFTHFNDHGRAKIVDISDKKESARKALARSSVQMTKEVYENIIHQNNKKGDVLGVSQIAGIMGAKQTSSVIPMCHPIPISGVDLTFNWESLSEERYELVIEAEVKTVGSTGVEMEALTAASVAALTVYDMCKAVDKGMIIGPTYLLEKSGGKNGDFKRMEKDPE; translated from the coding sequence ATGAGCGAATTCACTCATTTCAATGATCACGGCAGAGCCAAGATAGTTGATATCAGCGATAAGAAAGAAAGTGCCAGAAAGGCGCTGGCCCGTTCAAGTGTGCAAATGACGAAAGAAGTATATGAGAACATCATTCACCAGAATAATAAAAAAGGGGACGTTTTGGGCGTTTCCCAAATTGCCGGCATCATGGGAGCCAAGCAGACATCCTCTGTCATTCCGATGTGCCACCCGATTCCAATCAGCGGGGTTGATCTTACTTTCAACTGGGAGTCTCTTTCAGAAGAACGCTATGAGTTGGTGATCGAAGCCGAGGTGAAAACGGTCGGCAGTACGGGTGTTGAAATGGAGGCATTGACGGCCGCTTCCGTAGCAGCGCTGACTGTCTATGATATGTGTAAAGCAGTAGACAAAGGAATGATCATCGGTCCCACCTATCTACTTGAAAAGAGCGGCGGCAAAAATGGTGATTTCAAACGTATGGAGAAGGACCCGGAATGA
- the mobB gene encoding molybdopterin-guanine dinucleotide biosynthesis protein B has protein sequence MFIFQIAGYKRSGKTTLVSGLIQFFSEKGFKVASLKHHGHGGTPAAVENTDTRKHEEAGAVMTGVEGEGVLQLTMSKPSWKLDQILSFYQLMEVDVLLIEGYKEHDFDKVVLIRDDHDLPLLDHLSGIKAIMTPLPLKHEDYDIPIFRSDETEAFCEWLGERVEDL, from the coding sequence ATGTTCATTTTTCAGATTGCCGGATATAAGCGGAGCGGGAAGACAACATTGGTCAGTGGGCTCATCCAATTCTTCTCGGAAAAAGGGTTCAAGGTTGCGAGCTTGAAGCATCATGGTCATGGAGGAACCCCTGCCGCTGTTGAAAACACCGATACGAGAAAGCATGAAGAAGCAGGTGCCGTCATGACGGGTGTCGAAGGGGAAGGGGTCTTACAACTGACCATGAGCAAACCCTCATGGAAACTGGATCAAATCCTCTCATTCTATCAGCTGATGGAGGTTGATGTACTTCTGATTGAAGGCTATAAGGAGCATGATTTTGATAAAGTGGTGCTGATACGGGATGATCACGACCTGCCGCTGCTGGACCACTTATCAGGAATCAAAGCAATCATGACACCATTGCCATTGAAACATGAAGACTATGACATACCGATCTTCAGGTCGGATGAGACAGAAGCGTTTTGTGAATGGCTGGGAGAGAGGGTTGAAGATTTATAA
- the mobA gene encoding molybdenum cofactor guanylyltransferase, translated as MTIEWTGILLAGGESRRYGSPKAFAKRDGKAFYQYSLDALKPLCSSIIVVTRPELLHLFDEAQGIGIMTDKETYKGQGPLAGIFTAMDEGDAEWYIVLPTDVPFIGEKICRYLMEQIEPGVEAVVPVAAGREQPLIAVYHHTVKDVIEGQLSSGKRSLRSLFTHINVKYVQMKEEEYFRNINRPEDL; from the coding sequence ATGACAATAGAATGGACAGGCATCCTGCTGGCAGGAGGCGAATCAAGGAGATACGGTTCTCCGAAAGCTTTTGCCAAACGGGACGGAAAAGCCTTTTATCAATATTCCCTCGATGCGTTAAAGCCCCTTTGTTCGTCGATCATCGTCGTGACCCGGCCTGAACTTCTCCATTTGTTCGATGAGGCGCAAGGAATCGGCATCATGACTGATAAGGAAACGTACAAAGGTCAAGGCCCACTCGCAGGTATATTCACCGCCATGGATGAAGGGGATGCTGAATGGTATATCGTGCTGCCGACGGATGTGCCTTTTATCGGGGAGAAGATTTGCCGGTACTTGATGGAACAAATAGAACCGGGTGTGGAGGCAGTGGTCCCGGTCGCAGCAGGCAGGGAACAGCCGCTTATCGCTGTGTATCATCACACCGTGAAAGATGTAATAGAAGGTCAGCTGTCCTCAGGGAAAAGATCTTTAAGAAGCCTCTTTACACACATCAACGTGAAATATGTTCAAATGAAAGAGGAAGAGTACTTCCGCAATATCAATCGACCGGAAGATTTATAG
- a CDS encoding pyruvate oxidase has product MAQKRAGQVAANIMETWNIKHVFGLPGDSINHFVDVLRSEKEEIDFIQVRHEEVAALAASSYAKLTGNIGVCLSIGGPGAIHLLNGLYDAKADSAPVLVLAGQVATDELGMDSFQEVHLDRLFADVSVYCERVSSPEAFPDLMNQAIRTAYAKKGVSVLIIPDDLPAQKIDVGVKDTSSIPAATIAAPLEQDVKKGMELVHKATRPVILAGTGSRHAARELESFAEKIAAPVIFALPAKGTLPDEHPHNLGQLGQIGTKPAYEAMEEADLLIMIGTSFPYRDFLPDDTPAVQIDADPAQIGKRYPVSVGIVGDSKLVLKQWNEQLTRKEDRSFLEECQSNMKNWWKHVEKDESGDTPPIKPPQVIAALRKIAADDATLSVDVGNVTVWTARHFKVTNQRMIFSSWMATMGCGLPGAIASALAEPQRQAIAVCGDGGFTMVMQDFVTAVKYKLPIIVVILNNRKIGMIKYEQEASGHLEYETDLEDIDFAQFAKACGGEGYRVIKHEDLQPAFDMALRSNKPVIIDCVIEDQPPLPGKINFEQAKGYSKHVMKKFFKDHEVDMPPLRKALKRLF; this is encoded by the coding sequence ATGGCTCAAAAACGCGCAGGGCAGGTTGCAGCGAATATCATGGAAACGTGGAATATTAAGCATGTATTTGGTCTTCCCGGTGATTCAATCAATCACTTTGTCGACGTATTGCGGAGTGAGAAAGAGGAGATTGACTTCATTCAGGTCAGGCATGAGGAAGTCGCGGCACTGGCTGCCTCTTCTTATGCAAAGCTCACTGGAAACATCGGGGTTTGTTTGTCCATCGGCGGACCCGGAGCCATCCATCTATTAAACGGGTTGTATGACGCAAAAGCTGACAGTGCTCCTGTGTTGGTTCTTGCCGGTCAGGTGGCGACGGATGAGCTCGGGATGGATTCGTTTCAAGAGGTTCATCTGGACCGATTGTTTGCAGATGTTTCAGTCTACTGTGAACGTGTCTCATCACCTGAAGCATTCCCCGATCTGATGAATCAGGCGATTCGTACCGCCTATGCAAAGAAAGGGGTATCTGTGTTAATCATCCCGGATGATCTCCCGGCACAAAAGATCGACGTTGGCGTGAAGGATACATCCAGCATCCCTGCTGCCACCATCGCCGCACCCCTTGAACAGGATGTCAAGAAAGGGATGGAGTTGGTACATAAAGCGACACGTCCCGTCATCCTGGCAGGAACCGGATCCAGGCATGCCGCCCGGGAGCTTGAGAGCTTTGCTGAGAAGATCGCAGCTCCGGTCATCTTTGCACTTCCAGCCAAAGGAACCCTCCCGGATGAACATCCCCACAACCTCGGGCAGCTGGGACAGATCGGGACAAAGCCTGCTTATGAAGCCATGGAAGAAGCCGATCTGCTCATCATGATCGGGACTTCATTCCCGTATCGTGATTTCCTTCCTGATGATACGCCGGCAGTGCAGATTGACGCTGACCCTGCTCAAATCGGAAAGCGTTATCCGGTTTCCGTCGGCATCGTCGGGGATTCAAAGCTTGTGTTGAAACAGTGGAATGAGCAGTTGACACGTAAAGAAGACAGATCCTTTTTGGAAGAGTGTCAATCTAATATGAAGAATTGGTGGAAGCATGTTGAAAAAGATGAATCGGGGGATACCCCACCTATCAAGCCTCCCCAGGTCATAGCAGCCCTTAGGAAGATCGCTGCTGATGATGCCACATTATCCGTCGATGTGGGAAATGTGACGGTGTGGACAGCCAGGCATTTCAAAGTCACCAATCAACGGATGATTTTCTCAAGCTGGATGGCGACGATGGGCTGCGGCCTTCCCGGAGCAATCGCCAGTGCCCTTGCGGAGCCTCAACGCCAGGCGATCGCTGTGTGCGGAGACGGTGGCTTTACCATGGTGATGCAGGATTTCGTTACAGCGGTTAAGTACAAGCTTCCGATTATCGTCGTGATTTTAAATAACCGTAAAATCGGTATGATCAAATACGAACAGGAAGCAAGCGGACATCTGGAATATGAAACCGATCTAGAAGACATCGATTTCGCTCAATTTGCCAAAGCATGTGGCGGGGAAGGATACCGGGTCATCAAGCATGAAGACCTGCAGCCGGCTTTTGACATGGCTCTCAGATCAAACAAACCGGTCATCATCGACTGCGTCATTGAAGATCAGCCACCGCTTCCGGGGAAAATCAATTTTGAACAAGCGAAAGGATACTCCAAGCACGTCATGAAAAAGTTTTTCAAAGATCATGAAGTTGACATGCCGCCATTGCGGAAGGCATTGAAACGTCTGTTTTAA
- a CDS encoding endonuclease/exonuclease/phosphatase family protein, whose product MKLLTLNCHSWQENNQLEKIAILADDIAEKSYDVIALQEVSQLIDSDILHGLVKRDNYAVVLLDELKKRGVTDYSLTWDFAHIGYDVYEEGVALLTKHPVVKEHSFFISKSEDQSYWKTRKIVGATILYEGTPLTFYSCHLGWWSDEEEPFKYQVDSLLEQVTGETPFFLMGDFNNNAHVRHEGYDYLMSKGLVDTFVEATDHDQGITVEGKIAGWDDNKHNLRIDLILASEKTAVTSSKVIFNSDNKPVISDHFGVEVVLG is encoded by the coding sequence ATGAAATTACTCACGTTGAACTGCCACTCATGGCAAGAAAACAACCAGCTCGAAAAAATCGCTATTTTAGCAGATGACATCGCGGAAAAATCCTACGATGTCATCGCCCTTCAGGAAGTCAGTCAGCTCATCGACAGTGACATCCTCCACGGGCTCGTGAAACGGGACAATTACGCCGTCGTCCTTCTCGACGAACTGAAAAAACGCGGCGTCACCGATTACTCACTCACCTGGGACTTCGCCCATATCGGCTACGACGTTTATGAGGAAGGCGTCGCCCTCTTGACGAAGCACCCGGTAGTGAAAGAACACTCCTTTTTCATATCAAAGAGTGAGGATCAATCATACTGGAAGACCCGTAAAATCGTAGGGGCCACCATATTATATGAAGGAACCCCCCTCACCTTCTACTCCTGCCACCTCGGCTGGTGGTCGGATGAAGAAGAACCATTTAAATACCAGGTCGATTCCCTCTTGGAACAAGTGACCGGAGAAACACCTTTCTTCCTTATGGGGGACTTCAACAACAACGCACATGTCAGACATGAAGGCTACGATTACCTCATGTCAAAAGGGCTTGTCGATACATTCGTTGAAGCAACCGATCATGACCAGGGCATCACCGTCGAAGGTAAAATCGCCGGCTGGGACGACAATAAACACAATTTACGCATCGACCTCATCCTTGCCAGCGAAAAAACGGCGGTGACATCCTCAAAAGTCATCTTTAATTCGGATAATAAACCCGTTATTTCAGATCATTTCGGCGTGGAAGTGGTTCTTGGGTAA
- a CDS encoding heavy metal translocating P-type ATPase encodes MSSQSKALSMHSPDEKMNLLEKIKPHAELIAAVISGVFILLGWLTAKQDSGLSVLFYILAFAIGGFAKAKEGIEETIENKELNVEMLMIFAAVGSAIIGYWTEGAILIFIFAVSGALETYTMNKSQKEISALMELQPEEAWLVTGSGEKKVSVSTLKIGDHILIKPGERVPTDGVVVKGRSSIDEAAISGEAVPVTKADGDEVFAGTVNINGAITIEMTKPSSETLFQKIIDLVQSAQSEKSPSQQFIERFEGTYVKVVLAVVFLMMFLPHFILGWSWTETFYRAMVLLVVASPCALVAAIMPASLSAISNGARHGILFKGGAHLENLSNIKAIAFDKTGTLTKGKPAVTDVLIAEGMNEHDVLRTVASIESQSNHPLAQAIVGHVRRSADITMFQPDSLEDVSGWGVKAVVDGATWKIGKPDFVGQKQAGQFMNGAYEKIASEGKTTVFVAIEQDIVAMIALKDVVRKETIEALNLLKAEGVQTIMLTGDNEKTARAIAEEARVSSFIAECLPETKVDELKKLKHQFGTVGMVGDGINDAPALATANVGIAMGEGTDVALETADVVLMKNDLTRIAEAIKLSKKMKRIVQQNVVFSIAVIMLLIASNFLQILDLPYGVIGHEGSTILVILNGLRLLK; translated from the coding sequence ATGAGTTCACAATCCAAAGCCCTGTCAATGCATTCACCAGATGAAAAAATGAACTTACTTGAAAAAATAAAACCCCATGCCGAATTGATCGCCGCCGTTATCAGCGGTGTATTCATCCTGCTTGGATGGCTGACGGCCAAGCAAGATTCGGGCTTGAGCGTCCTCTTCTATATCCTGGCTTTTGCGATCGGCGGTTTTGCCAAAGCGAAAGAAGGAATCGAAGAAACCATCGAAAATAAAGAATTGAATGTAGAAATGCTCATGATCTTTGCCGCTGTAGGATCAGCTATCATCGGCTACTGGACAGAAGGAGCAATCCTCATCTTCATCTTCGCCGTGAGTGGCGCACTTGAAACGTATACGATGAATAAAAGTCAAAAGGAAATCTCAGCCCTCATGGAGCTTCAGCCTGAAGAAGCATGGCTGGTTACCGGATCGGGAGAAAAGAAAGTAAGCGTGTCGACACTTAAAATCGGTGACCACATCCTGATTAAGCCCGGTGAGCGGGTACCGACGGACGGTGTCGTGGTAAAAGGGAGATCGTCCATTGATGAGGCGGCCATCTCCGGTGAAGCCGTTCCGGTCACAAAGGCAGACGGAGATGAAGTTTTCGCCGGGACGGTCAATATCAACGGTGCCATCACGATTGAAATGACGAAACCGAGCAGCGAAACCCTGTTCCAAAAAATCATCGACCTTGTCCAATCGGCACAAAGCGAAAAGTCCCCTTCCCAGCAGTTCATCGAACGTTTTGAAGGAACGTATGTCAAAGTCGTACTCGCCGTTGTATTCCTGATGATGTTCCTCCCTCACTTCATCCTTGGATGGAGCTGGACGGAAACCTTCTACCGTGCGATGGTTCTCCTTGTGGTTGCATCACCATGCGCACTCGTCGCGGCGATCATGCCGGCAAGCTTATCGGCCATTTCAAACGGTGCCCGTCACGGTATCCTGTTCAAGGGCGGTGCCCATCTTGAGAACTTGAGCAATATCAAGGCGATTGCCTTTGATAAAACCGGTACGCTGACAAAAGGAAAGCCGGCAGTGACCGATGTCCTGATTGCAGAAGGAATGAATGAACATGACGTGCTGCGCACCGTCGCTTCCATTGAGAGCCAATCCAATCATCCTCTCGCACAAGCAATCGTCGGACATGTACGACGCAGCGCAGATATCACCATGTTCCAGCCCGACTCCCTTGAAGATGTATCCGGTTGGGGCGTGAAAGCTGTTGTGGATGGTGCCACGTGGAAGATCGGTAAACCAGATTTTGTGGGCCAAAAACAGGCAGGTCAATTTATGAACGGTGCCTATGAAAAAATCGCCTCTGAAGGAAAAACTACGGTATTTGTTGCAATAGAACAGGATATCGTCGCCATGATCGCCCTGAAAGACGTGGTCCGGAAAGAAACGATCGAAGCCCTGAATCTTCTCAAAGCTGAAGGCGTCCAGACAATCATGCTTACAGGAGATAACGAAAAAACAGCCCGTGCCATTGCAGAAGAAGCACGTGTCTCCTCTTTTATCGCCGAGTGCCTGCCGGAAACGAAAGTAGACGAATTGAAAAAGCTGAAACATCAATTCGGTACGGTCGGGATGGTTGGAGACGGGATCAATGATGCCCCGGCACTGGCAACTGCCAACGTAGGGATCGCCATGGGTGAAGGTACCGATGTCGCATTGGAAACGGCAGATGTCGTACTGATGAAAAACGATCTTACCCGAATTGCAGAAGCAATCAAACTTTCAAAAAAAATGAAACGGATCGTACAGCAGAACGTCGTCTTCTCCATCGCCGTCATCATGCTGCTCATTGCATCAAATTTCCTGCAAATCCTTGACCTCCCATACGGGGTCATCGGCCACGAAGGAAGTACGATCCTCGTCATCCTAAACGGGCTTCGCCTGTTAAAATAA
- a CDS encoding MFS transporter, with product MNESLSFRFRVLVAIVAISGFSQGMLLPLIAIILEQDGLSSSLNGLNATALYIGILLASPLMERPLQRIGYKPMIIIGGIIVALSLLLFPLWQSFWFWFILRMFIGIGDQMLHFSTQTWITSFSPPERRGRNISIYGVSFGIGFAAGPMMTQLISIHQALPFVISSLLSVTVWAFVFKLKNEFPEDQGIGSASFLGSFHRFGKVLTYAWAALLPPLGYGFLEASLNGNFPVFALRNGLSIDAVAILLPAFAIGSIISQVPLGMLSDRHGRQPVLLTVMMIGFLCFSAAGIVSGSTTGLFICFTLAGMAVGSTFSLGISYMTDLLPKELLPAGNIMCGIFFSFGSMIGPFVGGLTIDWLKGSSFFYLIAFMMFLIFISLLVFTFQHRRGEITQNN from the coding sequence GTATGCTCCTGCCGCTCATCGCCATCATATTAGAGCAGGACGGACTTTCCTCCTCCCTGAACGGGTTAAATGCAACCGCCCTTTATATAGGCATACTTCTGGCCTCGCCTTTAATGGAAAGGCCACTGCAGAGAATTGGCTACAAGCCGATGATCATCATCGGAGGCATCATCGTCGCCCTTTCGCTCTTATTATTCCCGCTTTGGCAGTCCTTTTGGTTCTGGTTCATCCTCCGCATGTTCATCGGGATAGGCGATCAGATGCTTCACTTTTCCACCCAGACATGGATCACATCGTTTTCACCGCCGGAGCGCCGCGGACGTAACATTTCCATATACGGTGTGTCATTCGGGATTGGATTTGCCGCCGGGCCGATGATGACTCAGCTCATCTCCATCCACCAAGCCCTTCCGTTCGTCATTTCTTCCTTATTAAGTGTAACGGTGTGGGCTTTCGTCTTTAAATTGAAAAACGAGTTTCCGGAAGACCAAGGAATCGGCAGCGCATCATTCCTCGGTTCCTTCCACCGGTTTGGAAAAGTACTTACTTATGCATGGGCAGCGCTGCTTCCCCCGCTTGGATATGGATTTCTGGAAGCGTCCTTAAATGGGAACTTTCCCGTTTTCGCCCTCCGGAACGGCTTATCAATTGACGCTGTCGCAATCCTCTTGCCGGCATTTGCGATCGGAAGCATCATCTCCCAGGTCCCACTCGGCATGCTCAGTGACAGACATGGAAGGCAGCCTGTCCTTCTGACGGTGATGATGATCGGCTTCCTGTGCTTTTCCGCGGCAGGCATTGTATCTGGCTCCACCACCGGCTTATTCATCTGCTTCACGCTGGCCGGCATGGCCGTCGGTTCTACTTTTTCACTCGGCATCAGCTATATGACTGACCTGCTGCCGAAAGAGCTGCTTCCTGCCGGTAATATCATGTGCGGGATCTTCTTCAGCTTCGGAAGCATGATCGGACCATTTGTTGGAGGGCTTACGATCGACTGGTTAAAAGGCTCGAGCTTCTTTTACCTCATCGCCTTTATGATGTTCCTGATCTTTATCAGCCTGCTCGTCTTCACATTCCAACACCGACGTGGAGAAATAACCCAGAACAACTAG